In Caproicibacterium amylolyticum, a genomic segment contains:
- a CDS encoding LacI family DNA-binding transcriptional regulator — protein MGTTTNELEGTQASAENPIIHIGAVIPNLRSNYLSRLLNAAVLQAEQHNCRISVALHNKDPKEELRLIRSMVADGARALLLCPINQGTKFEMFLKDLPIPTVTVGNYISADFPFISSDEKQAAIDAVALLVSKGYQKLIFVCPQLSVREHENIHTHEQRTYGFIDATHKKNVEAIIVSSSGYLEELDMVLKNEGPRTAVLASGDTRALQIMQHLLKKGMRIPQDIGVMGFGNIDCLQYIHPSLATVSRDLEEAGQAAADILLNIINGSPAPAETLLPCKALDGGSI, from the coding sequence ATGGGAACCACAACAAATGAACTTGAAGGAACACAAGCCTCGGCAGAAAATCCAATTATCCACATCGGCGCGGTTATTCCAAACCTACGCAGCAACTACCTTTCCCGCCTGCTGAATGCCGCTGTGCTGCAGGCAGAGCAGCACAACTGCCGCATCAGCGTTGCGCTGCACAACAAAGACCCCAAGGAGGAGCTTCGCCTGATTCGCAGCATGGTCGCTGACGGCGCGCGTGCGCTGCTTCTCTGTCCGATCAATCAGGGAACAAAATTTGAAATGTTTCTGAAAGACCTGCCCATCCCCACTGTTACAGTGGGAAATTACATTTCAGCGGACTTTCCATTCATTTCGTCGGATGAAAAGCAAGCTGCCATTGACGCGGTTGCACTTCTTGTTTCCAAAGGCTACCAAAAGCTCATTTTTGTCTGCCCACAGCTTTCCGTGCGTGAACATGAAAATATCCATACACACGAGCAGCGCACTTACGGCTTTATTGACGCAACCCACAAAAAGAATGTGGAAGCCATTATTGTCAGCTCCAGCGGCTATCTGGAGGAACTGGACATGGTGCTGAAAAATGAGGGACCCCGCACCGCTGTGCTTGCTTCCGGTGATACACGTGCGCTGCAGATCATGCAGCACCTGCTGAAAAAGGGGATGCGGATTCCGCAGGACATTGGCGTTATGGGCTTTGGCAACATTGACTGCCTGCAGTACATCCACCCCTCTCTCGCCACTGTTTCGCGTGACCTGGAAGAAGCCGGTCAGGCGGCAGCGGACATCCTGCTGAACATTATCAATGGCAGCCCTGCACCTGCCGAAACACTGCTGCCCTGCAAAGCACTGGACGGTGGCTCCATCTAA
- a CDS encoding GGDEF domain-containing protein produces the protein MNIIFFLPYKSLNFEMLFLETIFLVAACLVKTPAALYYDIPCTVTASIFGCVASFLIQDLHIRETRMQYELEYVSEHDELTALSNRRGFDLHITQTYEQCCSERSLCGIIMMNIDHFKLYNDSYGHLAGDNCLQRVSRAMKSTAKQHGAFLARFGGEEFISVIHRVNEQAVQHYAEKLLHAVRREAIPMNGDIVTISLGVCTQVPQKADDWMQQVDRADHALYTSKKSGRNRISYWQKESQ, from the coding sequence ATGAATATTATATTTTTCCTGCCCTATAAATCGCTGAATTTTGAAATGCTTTTTTTAGAGACGATCTTTTTGGTGGCGGCCTGCTTGGTAAAAACACCTGCCGCACTGTATTACGATATCCCATGTACGGTAACAGCAAGTATTTTTGGGTGTGTCGCTTCTTTTCTAATTCAGGATTTGCATATTCGCGAAACTCGTATGCAGTATGAACTGGAATATGTTAGTGAGCACGATGAACTGACAGCACTTTCCAACCGCCGCGGATTTGATTTGCACATTACGCAAACTTATGAACAATGCTGCAGCGAGCGTTCACTTTGTGGAATTATCATGATGAATATCGACCACTTTAAACTGTACAATGACAGCTATGGACATCTTGCGGGGGACAACTGTCTGCAGAGAGTATCGCGGGCGATGAAATCGACTGCAAAGCAGCACGGTGCTTTTCTTGCCCGTTTTGGCGGAGAAGAATTCATTTCAGTGATACACCGTGTAAATGAACAGGCAGTACAGCATTATGCCGAAAAATTGCTGCATGCTGTGCGGCGGGAAGCAATTCCAATGAACGGAGATATCGTTACCATCAGCTTAGGGGTTTGTACGCAGGTTCCGCAGAAAGCGGATGACTGGATGCAGCAGGTGGACCGTGCCGACCATGCGCTTTATACATCCAAAAAATCCGGCCGGAACAGAATTTCATACTGGCAGAAAGAAAGTCAGTAA
- a CDS encoding methyl-accepting chemotaxis protein, with amino-acid sequence MKNLKIKTKLIILVSAMLAFLVALNIISFVVLMQMNDSTKVIANQWMNAIVQVEDLNANIKEFRLQEYKHVSSTTTTGKQDSEALMATLKSTVENKLSACSQTAQSDKDKEIVSNIKTGWTAYLGIHDNAITLSNAKETTDALRVMANDSYTQYKNLHTLCDSLVKYDQDAITQASNNATSVYSNAQKLMFCSDVIIFVVCLAFAIYTIEGISRPITKIDGAARKIADGKLDVSVDYQSTNELGMLAANFNRTAAQLKNYGNYLQEITNVLNEIADGNLTFQLTYDYEGEFAPVKKALDHLSDSLNQTMGQINLAADQVAGGAGQVSSGAQDLSQGTTEQASSAEELAATINDISEHVKDNASYAHEASGKVQDMSEKMRESNQQMQEMITAMHDISNSSAKIGKIIKAIEDIASQTNILALNAAIEAARAGAAGRGFAVVADEVRNLAGKSAEASKSTSQLIQTSLTAVKHGSEIAGETAQSLTEVVTGTEEVTDGIRRIADASNEQATAIEQVTQGVGQISNVIQTNTATAEESAAASEELSGQAQLLKNLVSKFRLKGNADAALQQNSNTVPSTVDSAPPSSATDDADEDSFEDISSYSAPSTYSVHDKY; translated from the coding sequence ATGAAAAACCTGAAAATCAAAACGAAGTTGATTATTTTGGTTTCCGCTATGCTCGCTTTTTTGGTTGCCCTAAATATTATTTCCTTTGTAGTTCTAATGCAGATGAACGACAGCACAAAAGTGATAGCAAATCAGTGGATGAACGCCATTGTACAAGTGGAGGACTTGAACGCTAATATTAAGGAATTCCGCCTGCAGGAGTATAAACACGTCAGTTCAACAACTACAACCGGCAAGCAGGACTCCGAAGCGCTGATGGCTACACTGAAAAGTACAGTGGAAAATAAACTGTCTGCTTGCAGCCAGACTGCACAGTCCGATAAGGATAAGGAAATTGTCAGCAACATTAAGACCGGTTGGACTGCTTATTTGGGCATCCATGACAATGCGATTACGCTGAGCAATGCAAAAGAAACGACTGATGCACTGCGGGTAATGGCAAATGATTCCTATACGCAGTACAAAAACCTGCACACGCTTTGCGACAGCTTGGTGAAGTATGACCAGGATGCGATAACCCAAGCAAGTAATAATGCCACAAGTGTGTACAGCAATGCGCAAAAATTGATGTTCTGTTCAGATGTGATTATCTTTGTTGTTTGCCTTGCGTTTGCCATTTATACGATTGAGGGTATTTCACGCCCCATCACAAAAATTGATGGCGCAGCCCGCAAGATTGCAGACGGCAAGCTGGATGTTTCTGTGGATTACCAGTCCACAAATGAGCTGGGTATGCTGGCGGCAAACTTCAACAGGACAGCCGCACAGCTGAAAAATTACGGCAATTACCTTCAGGAAATCACAAATGTGCTGAATGAGATTGCCGACGGAAATTTGACTTTCCAGCTTACATATGACTATGAGGGTGAATTCGCTCCGGTGAAAAAAGCGCTGGACCACCTGTCAGATTCTCTGAACCAAACGATGGGGCAGATTAATCTTGCGGCTGATCAGGTTGCAGGCGGTGCAGGTCAGGTTTCTTCTGGAGCGCAGGATCTTTCGCAGGGAACAACCGAGCAGGCTTCTTCTGCGGAAGAACTTGCCGCTACGATTAATGATATTTCCGAGCATGTCAAAGATAATGCTTCCTATGCACATGAAGCCAGCGGTAAGGTGCAGGATATGAGCGAAAAAATGCGGGAAAGCAATCAGCAAATGCAGGAAATGATTACTGCTATGCATGATATTAGTAATAGTTCCGCGAAAATAGGAAAAATCATTAAGGCCATTGAGGATATTGCATCTCAGACCAACATATTGGCGCTGAACGCTGCAATAGAAGCAGCACGTGCGGGTGCAGCCGGCAGAGGTTTTGCAGTGGTTGCGGATGAGGTGCGCAATCTGGCAGGCAAATCGGCAGAAGCTTCCAAGAGTACTTCCCAGCTGATTCAGACATCGCTGACAGCAGTGAAACACGGCTCTGAAATTGCGGGCGAAACCGCGCAGTCCCTGACAGAAGTGGTCACAGGTACGGAAGAAGTCACAGACGGTATCCGCCGCATTGCAGATGCTTCCAATGAGCAGGCCACAGCGATCGAGCAGGTTACACAGGGTGTGGGGCAAATTTCCAATGTGATACAGACCAACACCGCAACTGCAGAAGAATCTGCCGCCGCCAGCGAAGAGCTTTCCGGACAGGCTCAGCTGCTGAAGAATCTGGTTTCAAAATTCAGGCTGAAAGGTAATGCAGACGCAGCACTGCAGCAGAATTCTAACACGGTACCTTCCACAGTGGACAGTGCACCGCCTTCATCGGCAACAGATGATGCCGATGAAGACAGCTTTGAAGATATCAGCAGTTACAGTGCTCCAAGTACATACAGTGTACATGATAAATATTGA
- a CDS encoding chemotaxis protein CheW, with product MKNDSFETVNIAVQADNDEMKGKYLTFWTDSQLFGVPIKDVVQIVGMQEITEIPEYPYYAKGIINLRGAIVPLIDVRLRLGKPEQEYNDRTCIIVCNVHDIYFGFIVDEVEEVTDIADDQISPPPKLNSDTVNQYLTGVAHMGEKLVLTINTAKILGEDEFEALVQTAQ from the coding sequence ATGAAAAATGACAGCTTTGAAACAGTCAACATTGCGGTACAGGCTGATAATGATGAAATGAAAGGCAAGTACCTGACTTTCTGGACGGACAGCCAGCTTTTTGGTGTACCAATTAAAGATGTAGTACAGATTGTAGGCATGCAGGAGATTACCGAAATTCCGGAGTATCCTTACTATGCAAAGGGAATCATCAACCTGCGCGGTGCGATTGTGCCGCTGATTGATGTCCGCCTGCGCCTTGGCAAACCAGAGCAGGAGTACAACGACCGTACCTGCATTATCGTTTGCAATGTGCACGACATTTACTTTGGCTTTATCGTGGACGAGGTTGAGGAAGTTACAGACATTGCGGATGACCAGATTTCTCCGCCGCCGAAACTTAACAGCGATACTGTGAATCAGTACCTCACCGGTGTGGCACACATGGGTGAAAAATTGGTTTTGACCATCAACACCGCTAAAATCCTTGGTGAGGATGAGTTTGAAGCGTTGGTGCAGACGGCACAGTAA
- the udk gene encoding uridine kinase — MQQTPYVIGVAGGTGSGKTTLANNLLDAFTDEALILSHDYYYLPHDDMTLEERQKLNYDHPNAFETDLMIRDVQKLRSFEPIDRPQYSFVEHTRLTETVHVEPKPLVILEGILLFENQALLDLMDIKVYVDTDADIRLIRRLLRDVKERGRSLDSVINQYMNTVKPMHEQFVEPSKKNADIIIPEGGQNQVALQMLIDRLDAMLHRGPGVQ, encoded by the coding sequence ATGCAACAAACCCCTTATGTAATCGGCGTGGCGGGCGGCACCGGCTCCGGCAAAACTACCCTTGCAAACAATCTGCTGGACGCTTTCACAGACGAAGCACTGATCCTTTCCCACGATTACTATTACCTGCCGCACGATGACATGACACTGGAAGAACGCCAAAAGCTGAATTACGACCACCCCAATGCATTTGAAACCGACCTGATGATTCGTGATGTACAGAAGCTGCGCAGCTTTGAGCCGATTGACCGACCGCAGTATTCCTTTGTGGAGCATACCCGCCTGACGGAAACGGTGCATGTGGAACCAAAGCCACTGGTGATCTTGGAAGGCATTCTTTTGTTTGAAAATCAGGCACTGCTGGATCTGATGGATATTAAGGTGTATGTGGATACCGACGCGGACATCCGCCTCATCCGCCGCCTGCTGCGCGATGTTAAGGAGCGCGGCCGCAGTCTGGATTCGGTTATTAATCAGTATATGAATACGGTAAAGCCAATGCATGAGCAGTTTGTGGAGCCAAGCAAGAAAAACGCGGATATTATTATTCCGGAGGGCGGCCAAAATCAGGTTGCCCTGCAGATGCTGATTGACCGGCTGGACGCCATGCTGCACCGAGGTCCCGGTGTGCAGTAA
- the sufU gene encoding Fe-S cluster assembly sulfur transfer protein SufU: MGLEQIYTQIITENSRSKEHKYAVENPTQVIEGVNPSCGDEISLQLRVKDGMIEDAAFLGDGCAISQASASIMIDLIKGKSVKEAEHLSNLFLGMIKGEVTDEDQLDELEDAQAFRDISHMPARVKCAVLGWHTLQDAAKKAEKN; this comes from the coding sequence ATGGGGCTTGAACAGATTTATACACAGATTATTACAGAAAACAGCCGCTCGAAAGAGCACAAGTATGCCGTAGAAAATCCGACACAGGTGATCGAAGGTGTCAATCCCTCCTGCGGGGATGAGATTTCCCTGCAGCTGCGGGTAAAGGACGGTATGATAGAGGATGCGGCGTTTTTGGGGGACGGCTGTGCCATTTCGCAGGCTTCCGCTTCCATTATGATTGACTTAATTAAAGGAAAAAGCGTGAAAGAGGCGGAGCATCTTTCCAACTTGTTCCTCGGCATGATTAAAGGCGAAGTGACAGACGAAGACCAGCTGGATGAACTGGAGGATGCGCAGGCGTTCCGGGACATTTCCCACATGCCCGCGCGCGTAAAGTGCGCGGTGCTGGGCTGGCACACCCTGCAGGATGCCGCGAAAAAAGCGGAGAAAAACTAA
- a CDS encoding cysteine desulfurase, with the protein MIDEIVKQFPLLQMQQDGKRLVYLDSGATTQRPQAVLDAVQHFYEHDNANPHRGVYQVAERATAAYEDSRTEVAAFLNAQKKEEIIFTRNATEALNLIAYSWGLHNLKAGDKVAVSILEHHSNLIPWQQVCRVTGAELVIFYTNPDGTFSDEEIEKKITKGVKLVAFTHVSNVLGLVSPVEKIAARAHAVGAVCVLDCAQSAPHIKLDVTKLGVDFLAFSGHKLYSPLGIGVLWGRKELLEEMPPFLTGGDMIESVREQNATWAPLPQKFEAGTQNAGGAVGLAAAIRWINSVGFETIARRERDVYNYAWEKLSKLPHLTLYGTPEGEHAGAIAFNVDEAHPHDVASILDADAVCVRAGHHCAQPLLHHMGLTACCRASFAVYNTREDVDALTESLLKVRKWLGYGA; encoded by the coding sequence TTGATTGACGAAATTGTAAAGCAGTTTCCCTTGCTGCAAATGCAGCAGGACGGCAAACGGCTGGTTTACCTGGACAGCGGTGCCACCACGCAGCGGCCGCAGGCAGTGTTGGACGCAGTTCAGCACTTTTACGAACATGACAACGCAAACCCGCATCGCGGCGTTTATCAGGTGGCGGAACGTGCCACTGCGGCTTATGAGGATTCCCGTACGGAAGTGGCTGCATTTCTGAATGCGCAGAAAAAAGAAGAAATCATATTTACCCGCAATGCAACCGAAGCGCTCAATTTAATTGCGTACAGTTGGGGACTGCACAACCTGAAAGCAGGGGACAAGGTGGCTGTTTCCATTCTGGAGCATCACAGCAACTTGATTCCGTGGCAGCAGGTTTGTCGTGTGACCGGAGCGGAGCTTGTAATTTTTTATACCAATCCGGACGGTACTTTTTCTGATGAAGAAATCGAAAAGAAAATCACAAAAGGCGTGAAGCTGGTCGCCTTTACGCACGTTTCCAATGTGCTGGGGCTTGTTTCGCCGGTGGAGAAAATCGCCGCGCGTGCGCACGCGGTTGGTGCGGTGTGTGTGCTGGACTGCGCCCAGAGTGCACCGCACATCAAGCTGGATGTTACGAAACTGGGCGTGGATTTCCTTGCATTTTCCGGCCATAAACTCTATTCCCCACTCGGTATCGGTGTGCTGTGGGGCAGAAAAGAACTGCTGGAGGAAATGCCGCCATTCTTAACCGGCGGAGATATGATTGAATCCGTGCGGGAGCAGAACGCCACCTGGGCGCCGCTGCCGCAGAAATTTGAAGCCGGCACGCAGAACGCCGGCGGCGCGGTCGGCCTTGCCGCCGCCATCCGCTGGATAAACAGCGTCGGTTTTGAAACGATCGCCCGTCGCGAACGGGATGTTTACAACTATGCGTGGGAGAAGCTTTCTAAGCTGCCGCATCTTACGCTGTACGGCACACCAGAGGGAGAGCACGCGGGTGCCATTGCGTTTAATGTGGATGAAGCACATCCGCACGATGTTGCGAGTATTCTGGATGCAGATGCAGTTTGCGTGCGTGCGGGTCACCACTGTGCACAGCCGCTGCTGCATCATATGGGGCTGACTGCCTGCTGCCGAGCAAGTTTTGCCGTGTACAACACCCGCGAGGATGTGGACGCACTGACAGAGAGTTTACTGAAAGTGAGGAAATGGTTAGGCTATGGGGCTTGA
- a CDS encoding SufB/SufD family protein — protein MEQQLKNINTLPALTWNQLGVNRSLFLAQRPQGSAAAPTLPQAFAAVETGMGHEAADFAVQNCTDYHWIEADENTEYTDNDSMRYVFAEEKPVVDVTLIHAKADSKVTVLQSYTAGDETACFHGGLTKIIADKGAQVRLVQVQLLSGESRHFNDVGVLLADGAHVEVVQAELGGARAFTGCLALLEGCQSRFNADTIYFGDEKRKLDMNYIARHTGKKTKSEMHAAGALLGESDKIYRGTIDFIRGASRSTGHEAEETLLFSPQARNRTVPLILCSEEDVEGQHAATIGKINAQRLFYLQSRGLSEAQAKQLIIEAQFAPVIAQVPDEALQNEIKDYLGRRMQLD, from the coding sequence ATGGAACAACAGCTTAAAAATATAAATACGCTGCCGGCGCTTACCTGGAACCAGCTGGGGGTCAACCGCTCCCTTTTCCTTGCACAGCGGCCGCAGGGCAGCGCTGCCGCACCGACACTTCCGCAGGCTTTTGCTGCTGTGGAAACTGGAATGGGGCATGAAGCAGCAGATTTTGCAGTGCAGAACTGCACAGATTATCATTGGATAGAAGCAGACGAAAACACCGAATACACGGACAATGATTCCATGCGGTATGTGTTCGCAGAAGAAAAACCGGTGGTGGATGTTACGCTGATTCACGCGAAAGCGGACAGCAAGGTAACCGTACTGCAGTCTTACACCGCGGGGGACGAAACCGCCTGCTTCCACGGCGGCCTGACGAAAATCATTGCGGACAAAGGTGCCCAGGTGCGTCTGGTGCAGGTGCAGCTTTTGAGCGGCGAAAGCCGCCATTTCAATGATGTGGGTGTGCTCCTTGCGGATGGTGCCCATGTGGAGGTCGTGCAGGCGGAGCTTGGCGGTGCGCGTGCTTTTACCGGCTGCCTTGCACTGCTGGAGGGCTGCCAGAGCCGCTTTAACGCGGATACCATTTACTTTGGCGACGAAAAGCGAAAACTGGACATGAACTACATTGCCCGCCACACCGGCAAGAAGACAAAAAGTGAAATGCACGCGGCGGGTGCGCTGCTGGGCGAGAGTGACAAAATCTACCGTGGCACGATTGACTTTATCCGCGGTGCGTCCCGTTCTACCGGACATGAAGCAGAGGAAACCCTGCTGTTCAGCCCGCAGGCCAGAAACCGCACCGTACCGCTTATCCTTTGCAGTGAGGAAGATGTTGAGGGACAGCACGCTGCAACGATTGGCAAAATCAATGCACAACGGCTGTTTTACCTGCAGTCCCGCGGCCTGAGCGAAGCGCAGGCAAAACAGCTTATAATAGAAGCGCAGTTTGCGCCGGTGATTGCACAGGTGCCGGATGAAGCACTGCAAAATGAAATTAAGGACTACTTGGGAAGGAGGATGCAGCTTGATTGA
- the sufB gene encoding Fe-S cluster assembly protein SufB, with protein sequence MSKAVKTQIADVDRSLYDFKDAVHASYEADAGLTPEIVEQVSREKGDPAWMTEFRLKSLETYNKLSVPEWGPPIDGLDMRNIVTYVRPDTPMRGKWSEVPDDIKNTFERLGIPKAERKSLAGVGAQYDSEVVYHNVREEVAAQGVVYTDMESALKGEYADMVREHFMKLVPPTDHKFAALHGAVWSGGSFVYVPKGVSVEIPLQSYFRLNAPGAGQFEHTLIIVDKGAYLHFIEGCSAPKYNVANLHAGCVELFVEEGARLRYSTIENWSKNMYNLNTKRALVKEGGAIEWVSGSFGSHTSYLYPMSILKGEGARMEFTGITFAGKGQQLDTGAKVVHAAPHTSSHIVTKSISKDGGECTYRSAVTIQKEAVGSKSSVSCESLMLDSISRSDTIPAMDIRNDESDVGHEAKIGRISDDAVFYLMSRGISEEDARAMIVSGFAEPIAKELPLEYAVEMNNLIKLEMDGSI encoded by the coding sequence ATGAGCAAAGCGGTAAAAACGCAGATTGCGGATGTTGACCGCAGCCTGTACGACTTTAAAGATGCAGTACACGCTTCCTACGAAGCGGACGCAGGCTTAACGCCGGAAATCGTGGAGCAAGTCAGCCGCGAAAAAGGCGACCCCGCGTGGATGACGGAATTTCGCCTGAAGTCACTGGAAACCTACAACAAGCTTTCTGTGCCGGAGTGGGGTCCGCCCATTGACGGGCTGGATATGCGCAATATTGTTACCTATGTGCGCCCGGATACCCCGATGCGCGGCAAGTGGAGCGAAGTGCCGGACGACATTAAAAATACGTTTGAGCGGCTGGGCATTCCAAAAGCGGAACGCAAGTCGCTGGCAGGCGTGGGCGCACAGTATGACTCCGAAGTGGTGTACCACAATGTGCGTGAGGAGGTTGCCGCACAGGGTGTGGTTTATACCGACATGGAAAGCGCCTTAAAGGGCGAATATGCCGATATGGTGCGGGAACATTTCATGAAGCTGGTGCCGCCCACCGACCACAAGTTTGCGGCGCTGCACGGTGCAGTTTGGTCCGGCGGTTCCTTTGTATATGTGCCGAAGGGCGTTTCTGTGGAGATCCCTCTGCAGTCCTACTTCCGGCTGAACGCGCCGGGCGCGGGGCAGTTTGAGCACACACTGATTATTGTGGACAAGGGCGCATACCTGCATTTTATAGAGGGCTGTTCCGCCCCGAAGTACAACGTGGCGAACCTGCATGCGGGCTGTGTGGAATTGTTTGTGGAGGAGGGCGCACGTTTGCGCTACTCCACGATTGAAAACTGGTCAAAGAATATGTATAACCTCAACACCAAGCGTGCGCTGGTCAAAGAGGGCGGCGCGATTGAGTGGGTTTCCGGCTCCTTTGGCTCGCACACTTCCTACCTGTATCCCATGAGCATCTTGAAGGGGGAGGGTGCGCGCATGGAGTTCACCGGCATTACCTTTGCCGGCAAGGGGCAGCAGTTGGACACCGGCGCCAAAGTGGTTCATGCCGCGCCGCATACCAGTTCTCACATTGTAACCAAGTCGATTTCCAAAGACGGCGGTGAGTGTACCTACCGCAGTGCGGTTACCATCCAAAAAGAAGCGGTGGGAAGCAAGTCCTCCGTTTCCTGTGAGTCCCTGATGCTGGACAGCATTTCCCGTTCCGATACCATTCCGGCGATGGACATCCGCAACGACGAATCCGACGTTGGCCATGAGGCAAAAATCGGGCGGATCAGCGATGACGCAGTATTCTACCTCATGAGCCGCGGCATCAGCGAAGAGGACGCCCGCGCGATGATTGTCAGCGGTTTTGCGGAGCCGATTGCCAAGGAACTGCCGCTGGAATACGCGGTGGAAATGAATAACCTGATTAAGCTGGAAATGGACGGCAGCATTTAA
- the sufC gene encoding Fe-S cluster assembly ATPase SufC → MTKNLLEVSGVHASVDGKEILSGLDLSVAPGETHVIMGPNGAGKSTLGNVILGNPEYKLDAGTITFDGADITAEKTDARARRGLFMSFQSPEEVPGVTLEDFLRVSKAAVTGKPLKVFAFQKELKKTMEALSMDEEYAHRYLNVGFSGGEKKKAEILQMLILQPKLAILDETDSGLDVDAVRIVSEGIRRYKNENNALLIITHNAKILEGLKVDYVHVLADGKIIHTGGPELIDEISREGFRRLEEGAAQ, encoded by the coding sequence ATGACAAAAAATTTACTGGAAGTCAGCGGAGTACACGCAAGCGTGGATGGAAAGGAAATCCTCAGCGGACTTGACCTGTCCGTTGCACCCGGTGAAACACATGTGATTATGGGGCCAAACGGTGCCGGAAAATCTACCCTTGGCAACGTGATCCTCGGCAACCCGGAATATAAACTGGACGCTGGCACCATTACCTTTGACGGTGCGGATATTACTGCGGAAAAGACGGATGCCCGCGCTCGCCGTGGCCTGTTCATGTCTTTTCAAAGCCCGGAAGAGGTTCCCGGCGTTACGCTGGAAGATTTCCTGCGTGTCAGCAAAGCGGCCGTTACCGGCAAGCCGCTCAAGGTGTTTGCGTTTCAGAAAGAGCTGAAAAAGACGATGGAAGCCCTCAGCATGGATGAGGAATATGCCCACCGTTACCTGAATGTCGGCTTTTCCGGCGGCGAAAAAAAGAAAGCGGAAATTTTGCAGATGCTGATTCTGCAGCCGAAGCTTGCCATCCTGGATGAAACCGACTCCGGCTTGGATGTGGACGCGGTCCGCATTGTTTCCGAGGGCATCCGCCGCTACAAAAACGAAAACAACGCCCTGCTGATTATTACACACAATGCGAAAATCTTAGAGGGACTCAAAGTGGACTACGTTCATGTGCTGGCGGACGGAAAGATTATTCACACCGGCGGGCCGGAACTGATTGATGAAATCTCCCGTGAGGGCTTCCGCCGTTTGGAAGAAGGTGCCGCCCAATGA